Within Runella rosea, the genomic segment ATCATTTATAAAAGCCGCGCGGGAAGGTGTTGGGCAGGGCCCAATGACCGTGCAGGGTACCGTCAATAAAATCATCCTGATGGGGGCGCTCGTACTCGCCTCGGCGCTAGGAAGCTGGTTTCTGTTTGCTTCCAATCCAGCGTTGATTATGCCTTTGGCCATTGGCGGAGCCATTGCGGGCTTTGTGATAGCGTTAATTTTGGCTTTTAAACAACACCTCGCTCCTACGCTTGCGCCCCTGTATGCAGTAGTGGAAGGTGTTTTTGTAGGCGCTACTACGCTTATTTTTGAAAGTATGTATCCTGGCATTGGCCTTTCGGCCGTGTTGCTCACATTTGCGATATTGGCTGGAATAGTCGGTTTGTACAAAGCTGGTGTGATTCGCGCCACGCCTACATTTAAGCGGACTATTTTAGCAGCTACTGCAGGCGTTGCTATCTTCTATTTGGTCGCAATGGTGTTGAGGATGTTTAGTATTGAGATGCCGCTTATCTACGATAATGGTTGGTTTGGTATAGGCTTTTCGCTTTTTGTGGTAGGCTTAGCAGCCTTTAATTTAGTATTGGACCTCGACATGATTGAGCAAGGTGCCGAACATGGTGCTCCTAAATACATGGAATGGTACTGTGCTTTTGGCATGATTGTGACCATTGTGTGGCTGTACATCGAAGTACTTCGGTTGTTAGCGAAGCTTTCCAGCCGCGATTAAAGAAACATATTTTAATTCCCTTTTTTCAAAGACGTCGGACGTAACTGTCTGGCGTCTTTTTTTTGGTGGCGTCTGATTTTTTTTAAAGTAGCGACTACTTTAAGGTATATACGTGTATTTGCGAGAAATTATAGGAATAATTATAATTTTTGTTTGTTAATAAAAAGTAAATAAGTTTTAAACAGAATAATAAGTGTTTGAGCTAAAATATTTAAGTAATTTAATTAGGTATTTTTATGAAAAAAAAGTTTATTATTTTGTATAAATAAATATATTTAAAATAATATTTGGAATAAAGTTGTAATAAATCTAAAATTGCATCTTTATTACTGCCAAGTAAGAAAAGCTCCTCGCTCTTTAAAATTAAGTTTTATTCAAAATGGCCGCAAACTATTAAGAATATTCAATGGCATAAATCTGTAATAGAAATGTGCTGTTTAAATTGGAAAAATACAAATATTGCCCAATAACTTAATATCCATTAACCATGAGGAAGTTTTTTACCACAACCTGTTTAGTGGCCTCTATGCTTGTCTCTTTAGCGAGCTATGCCCAAGATCGACTGTTGAAAGGCCGTGTCCTTTCTAAAGACGGCTCAAGCCTACCAGGCGCCAGCATCGTCATCAAAGGTTCCGACCGCGGAACCAGTGCAAATTCAACGGGAGATTTTTCCATCTCGGGCCCTCCTAACGCCGTTTTAGTTGTTTCTTTCATCGGCTACAAGCCGCAAGAAATTGCCACGGGCAATCAAACAACTTTTGATATTTCGTTGGATGAAGATGCCTCTATTCTGAGTGAAGTTGTCGTAACCGCTTTGGGAATTACCCGCGAGAAAAAAGCCTTGGGCTATTCGGTTCAGGAAGTAAGTGGCAAACAAATGACGCAAGCGCGTACCACCAACTTCGTAAATGCGCTTTCGGGGAAAATCGCTGGGGTGCAGGTCACTGGCTCCAACGGCGCGCCGGGTGCTTCTTCCCGGATTCTGATTCGGGGCGCAAGTTCCATCGGGAGCAACAACCAGCCTTTGTTTGTGGTTGATGGGATTCCTATTGATAATGGTAACTATGGCTCAGGAACGGGCGTAGACTACGGCAATGGCGCGGCATCTATCAACCCCGACGACATTGAAAACGTAAGCGTTCTGAAAGGGCCAAGCGCGGCGGCTTTATACGGCTCACGAGGGGCGAATGGCGTTATTTTGATTACGACCAAAAGCGGTAAAGGCTCGAAAGGTATTGGCGTTTCGGTCAATTCAAACACCGCATTTGACAGTCCGTTCCGTTTGCCTGAGTGGCAAAATGAATACGGACAAGGCAACAAAGGCCTGTTCTCATTTGTGGATGGAACTGGAAAAGGAGTAAACGACGGCGTGGATGAAAGCTGGGGCCCAAAAATGGACGGCCGACTTTTGCCGCAATTTGACTCGCCGATTGCCGCCGACGGTACCCGCACGCCTACCCCTTTTATTCCGCATCCTGATAACGTCAATCAATTCTTCCAAACAGGTAAGACTTTCACCAACAACATTGCCATTACGGGTGGAAACGAAAAAGGTGATTTTCGTCTTTCATATACTGACCTGAATCAAACGGGGATTTTGCCCAACACCGATTACAAACGCCGTACTGTATCGCTGAATGCGGGTTGGAATCTGACCAAAAAATTGAGCATTCGAGCAACGGGTAACTACGTAGTAGATGGTAGCGACAATCGTACGAACTGGGGCCTTTATTTTATCTGGTTCGGCCGTCAGGTGGACATGGAAAAATTGCAGAATTATCAGGCACCGGGCAGCATTTATCAATACAACTGGAACTACAACTACTGGACCAACCCGTATTATGTGTTGAACCTGAGCACCAAATACAATAAGCGCGACCGCGTGTATGGCAACTTAGCCGCTACCTATAAATTTAACGATTGGCTGACGCTGACAGCACGCTCAGGAACCGACGTATACATTGACCGTCGTAAAACCAAAAACGCCGCCCGGATTGATAACCTCAACGGTTCTAAACAGTACGATAGCTACAACGAAGAGCAGATTTTTATTCGCGAATCTAACTCAGATGTTCTGTTAACCGCTACGCATAAATTCGGTGAGTTTGACGTGGCCGCCAATTTTGGTGCCAACCACCGCAGCAATTATTATCAACGCAACTACATGGGCGCTACGGAGTTGGCAATTCCTCGCGTATGGAACTTGGGTAACTCGCGCCAAGCCAAAGTTGCCGAAAACTCGTTTACCGAAAAACAAGTAAACAGCGTATACGCGGCCGCAAACATCGGCTTTAGAAATTACCTCTTTCTGGATTTGACCGCTCGTAACGACTGGTCAAGCGCTCTGCCTTCCAACAACCGTTCGTACTTCTATCCTTCGGGGTCGTTGAGTGCGGTATTGACGGATATGTTTAATATCAAATCTACGGTATTATCATTTGCCAAAGTACGGGCGGGGATTGCGCGCGTAGGAAACGACACCGATGCCTATCGTTTGATTCAGGCATACAAGTACGAAAACCCGTGGGGCAGCACACCTTCATTGTCGGAAAACAACGCCATGTTGAACGCAAATTTAAAGCCAGAGTTGACCAATTCGTATGAGATTGGCGCAGAGGTTAAACTGTGGCGCAACCGCGTTGGATTGGACGTGACGTACTATGACAAACAATCGTTCAACCAGATTTTGGACGTAAATATTTCACAATCGACGGGCTTCAATTCTAAACTTTTGAATGCGGGTAAATTGCAAAATAAAGGTATTGAGATTCAACTGAGCGCCACTCCTGTAAAAGCGGGACCGTTTCAGTGGGACATTGCAGTCAACTGGGCGCGTAACCAAAATAAAGTCATTGAATTGGCCGAAGGCTTAACTACGTATACTTTAGGAACGGTGCGGGGAATGAGCATCGAAGCCCGGGTAGGACAGCCGTACGGAACTTTCTTCGGGCAAGGTTTTGCCCGTGATCCAAGCGGCAATATCATTTATGACAAGAGCGGTTATCCTACATTAAATCCTACCCGTCGAATTTTGGGGAATTTCACCCCTAAGTGGATTGGTGGTTTCCAGAATACTTTCACTTACAAAAATGTTTCTTTGAGTACCCTGATTGATGTGAAACAGGGCGGTGATATTTTCTCGCAATCGGTAAACATCGGCCGCTATACGGGTGTATTGGCAGAAACGGTACTGGGTCGCGAAGGAGGCATTGTCGGAGAAGGAGTTGTAAATACAGGAACTGCTACGGAGCCAGTATTCGTACCAAATACCACGCGGATTTCTTCGGAAGAATGGCACCACAAATATTACGCGCTGACCAACAATGAAGGAACTATTTTTGACGGAAGTTTTGTGAAACTGAGAGAAGTGAAGCTGACCTATGTGATTAGCGGTCAGGTGTTTAAGAAACTTCCGTTCCGTGATATTTCGCTCTCTGTAGTGGGTAGAAACTTGCTTTTGTTGCATAGCAATGTGCCGCATATTGACCCCGAAACCAGTTTTTATAACGATGGAAACCTACAGGGGATTGAGAACGGACAAGTTCCAACCACCCGCAGTGTTGGTTTCAACATCAGTTTTAATCTGTAACGAGTTGCTCAAGCTTTGGAAAGTCTACAAACTTTCCAAGGCTTGTTGGTTTGCTTCTAATAAATCTCAAAATGAACATTCACATGAAAAATATATTTCACTCTTTTCGCTATAAAGCCCTCACTGCTGCACTCATGCTCAGCGTCACGGCTTGTACGGATAAATTTGACGAAATCAATACCAATCCCAATGCACCTTCGGTAGCCACGGCCGACTTGTTTTTGCCGCACGGTATTCAAAGTGCCGTTGATGCCTATTGGGGCGGATCGTTGGGGATGGATATTGGCAATTTGATTCCCCAATATTGGGCGCGTATCCAATACACCGACATCGACCAGTATTCAATCTCCAGCGATGTGTACAGCGGCGCATGGCAAACCTTCCACGTGGAGGCATTGCCCGACTACCAGCGGATTTATAAGCTAGGCGTTGACACAAAAAACCCCAACTATCAGGCAGTAGCCATGATTATGCGCTCTTGGGTTTATTCATTGTTGACCGATATTTACGGGGATATTCCTTATACGCAGTCACTTCAAGGCTTAGAGGGTGTTTTACAACCCAAATATGATACCCAAAAGGAGGTATACGCAGGTATCATCAAGGAGTTGAAGGCGGCCAATGACATGATTGACGCTGTCGATAAATCCAAAGCCATTGCGGGCGATATTCTTTTTGCCAATAACCTGACCCGTTGGAAGAAATTTGCTAATTCGTTGAGTTTGCGTCTGCTTAACCGGATGCTGAGTAAAGCCGATGCGGCAATGGATGTTAAAACCGAAATCGCTCGTATCTTGGGTGACCCCGCTAAATATCCCGTCATTGAGTCTAATGCCGACAACATTCAACTTAATTATCTGGATGCAACCAACAATAACAATCCCATCAATCAAAACCGAAAAACCCGCGATGACCACCGCGTGAGCGCTACGATTGTGAACAAATTGGCGGCAATGAAAGATGCACGTTTGGCTGTTTATGCCGACAAGCCAGCCGATGGTGGTGATTATAAAGGTGTTCCGAACGGTCTTTCCAATGCCGATGCCAACACCTTGGGTTTATCAAAAACCTCAAAAGTAGGCGCTTATTTTGTGAGTGCCACCGCTCCTGGTGTTATTTTGAGTTACTCGGAATTACTGTTTATCAAAGCAGAAATGGCTTACAAAGGAATTACGGCGGCGGGCGATGTCGCGGCCAATTATACCAATGCCATTACGGCTTCGCACACGCAGTATAAATTGACGGTAGGTGCTGATTATTTGGCGGCCAACGCGTTGAAAACGGGCGCAGACGGGTATACGCAAATCATGGAACAAAAATGGATTGCTTTGTACGGGCAGGGAATTGAAGCATGGACGGAGTTTCGACGCACGGGAATTCCTGCTTTGAAGCCTGCGGTGATCAACGTAAACGGAGGTGTGATTCCGACGCGTTTGCCGTACCCAGGTTCTGAAGAATCGCTGAACTATACTAACTTTAGCGCCGCACTTAAACAACAAGGAGGAGCAAACGACATGAAGTTGAAGCTCTGGATTGCAAAGTAAAAATACTCGGGTGGTCTGCCGGGCGGCGAGGAGCAGTTGCGGGAATGGTTTATTCTCCTTCAGCTTCTCGCTTAACTGTTGATTAACTCCTTACTTAAACAAATCATCACAATGAAGACCCTTAACCAATTTACACTCATTTCCTGTTTTGCATTTACGGCCTTATCGGTGGCAGCACAGGACGATGCCGCTTTGCTGAAAAAAGCGAAGAAAATTCACGAAAAAGCTTTTACCGTAGATACCCACGCCGACACGCCGATGTTGCTCTCTCGTGGTGGGTTTGACATTACCAAAGACAATGACGCCCGTACCAGCAATAGCAAAGTAGATTATCCGCGTATGAAACGCGGAGGATTAGATGCTATTTTCTTTGCCGTTTATTTAGGTCAAGGACCGCGTACGTCCGAAGCCCACGAAGCAGCCAAAAAACGTGCTTTGGGTATTTTTGATGCGGTCAATACCACGTTGAAACAAACGAGCGAATTGGCCGAACTCGCTACCACGCCCGAAGATGCCTACCGCATTGGAAAAACAGGCAAACGGGTGATTTTTATCGGGGTAGAAAATGGCTATGCTATGGGGCATGATTTACCAATGTTGCAGAAATTTTACGATTTGGGAGCCCGTTACATGACGCTTTGCCATTCAAGTAACAACGATATTTGCGATTCCTCGACGGACCCCAAAGGGGCCGAATACCAAGGGTTAAGCCCATTGGGTGAGCAAGTGGTCAAAGAAATGAACCGTTTGGGTATGATTATCGATGTGTCGCACGTATCAGACTCTACGTTTTATGACGTGATTCGGCAGTCTAAAGTGCCTGTTGTGGCAACGCATTCTGGCGCAAAGGCCATCTGTAATCACCCGCGTAATCTCACCGACGATATGCTCAAAGCATTGGCTAAAAATGGCGGGGTGATTCAATTAAACTTGTTGAGCGATTATATCAAGACCATTCCGCCAAGCCCCGAAAGAGAAGGTGCGCTGAAAGAACTATACGCAAAATACAGCATCAAAGACCGCCGTGGAATGATGACGTTGCCAGAGGCGGAGCAGCAAAAAGCGCGCGCCGATTTTATGGAATTGAATAAAAAATACCCGATTCAGTTGGCTACCGTCAAAGACGCCATCGATCACATCGACCACATCGTGAAGGTAATCGGCATTGACCACGTGGGCATGGGGGCCGATTTTGACGGCGGCGGCGCATTGGCAGACTGCTTCGATGTGAGCCAATACGAAAACATGACCATCGAATTGGTGCGTCGGGGTTATTCTAAAAAAGACATTGAAAAAATCTGGAGTGGTAATTTCTTCCGCGTGATGAAGGCCGTTGAAAAAGGAAAAACGCGCGAATTAAGTCTCAAATAAGCATAAACTGATTAAAATCCGATACCTTTAACCGTTAATTTACACTCACAACAATCTGAAACGAAAAGAGTCGAGCACTTGCCCGACTCTTTTTTATGGAATTTTGATGAAAACTTCCCAAGTTTTAGAGATTTGGGAAGTTTCACAATGTCGATTTTTTTACCTCAAATGTAAAGGTTTTACTGCCTACGAAACCATTTTCAGTCATCCCCTGAATGACGGCTTTATAGGTGCCTGATTGGTCGGATGAATAGAAACTGAGCGATTGTCTACCCTGAGCATCCGTGATGACCTGCGGTGCCCAAAACAATAGGTTCCTTAAATCAGGAGTGCGACTTTTCTGTTGTTCGGGGGTATCATAGACGGGCGCATAAAATGTTTTTTTCGCTTGAACACCTTCGTACGACTGCACCAATGCCCGTGGGTCGAGAGGGAAGCCCGCCAAATCTCCTTTATAGGTAGAAAAGCTCACAATACCCGAAAAAGCCATCGGCCCCAAGTAATAAATCCCAGTAATTACTTCCAATTTTTTGATTTTTAGCGGGTCAAACGCCATGATTTTGTCGGTATCAAATACGGGCACGCCGTCAACCAGCATAAGTGGGTCTTCTTCAAAAAAGACGCTTGGTTGCAGTTTATCAAAGACTAAAAAATAGAATTTGCCGCGACGTTTGCGAACGCCCACGCCCGGTACATATTCACGCAAAACCTCTTCTACCGTCGGAAAACGGGTAAAAGCATCTAGGAAATATTTCTCGTCGGGGATGCCGTAAAAAGCCAGCGTATCGGTTTCGCCCGTTGTGGTTTGCAGTGCCGATTTGGGCAAAAATGCGTTTTGGGCCTGCATATTGATGCTTCTTGTCAGCAAGTCGTTTTTCCAGCCAGCATCAAAGGCAAACGGAGGGAGCGAATACGACGAGATTTTATCGGAAAAAGGACTATTGATTTCGATGCGGTAGGTACTGTCGTACTGGGTGTTGGTTTGGACAATGATTTCTTTTGTCCCGAAAAAGTGTTTCACCTCGTACGAAATCCGACCAGCGGTGTCGCTGCGTGATACAAACAGCTGCGGCCGCTTGCTTGGAGCGGAAAGATAGGTGGCAACATACGGGGCGGGCAAGCCCGTTTGGGTATGTACAACCTTTCCCGAAACAAAATGCCCACCCTGCTCGGGAAGGTGGTTATAGATTACTTTCTTATCAATATCTTCCCAATTGAACCGTCGCCATCCGTGGGTAAGCATCAAGTTATCAAGAGCTTGGTCAACTTCCTGTCCTGAATTGATAAAATAATAAGAGGGCGACTCAACGGTTCCTTTTAGGTCGGAGGTCAGGGCCAGATACGTATCAATCAGGGGCGGGTCTTCGGTGGGTAGGGAGTCTATCAAAAATACCGAAACCGACAAATCGGCCACGGTGGGCGTGTTTGATTTGAGGGAAGACGTGAGTTCAAGATTGATTTTTTCGCGCGTATTGTACTGCTTTTTATCGGGTTGGGCCGAGAGAAGGAGCGGTTGCGTGGGGCGTTTAAAATAGAGCCGTTCACAAACGGGTTTTTGGTTTTCGTCAAAAATAGTGATGGACGTAATGCCGTCTCCTAATGCGCTTTTAGGAAGCGCAAATGTTGCTTTTCCACTGGTAAGAGCCTTCTTTTCCGTTGCCTTTGGAACAGATTTGGTATGGGCCAAGAGGTAAACTTCCGAAGTGCTGGTTTGGGTAGGTGCCGAAACCGTGACTTCTAGCGCCAACGTCGATTCTTTAACCTGCATTACATAGCCCTGCGTTTTGATGGTTGGTAGAGTATACGTAAACCATTGTCTTTTTGCATCCTGGAGCAGTACACGGTAGGCGTCGCCTTCTTTGGGCGTAAAGGAAAACGTGCCAATGCCGAACTTCAAAGGTTCAAAATGGGCAACCGTATCATTTTGTTGATTGACGATACTTCCCCTGAATTTTATCCCTTTGCCATCTTGACCCACGGCGCGAAAGGCCACATTGCTTTCCAGCCCCTGTACCAGATTTCCACCTTCGGGAAACAACTGCAAATCGTAAGCAAGCGTAG encodes:
- a CDS encoding Bax inhibitor-1/YccA family protein → MANPTLSEKSFIKAAREGVGQGPMTVQGTVNKIILMGALVLASALGSWFLFASNPALIMPLAIGGAIAGFVIALILAFKQHLAPTLAPLYAVVEGVFVGATTLIFESMYPGIGLSAVLLTFAILAGIVGLYKAGVIRATPTFKRTILAATAGVAIFYLVAMVLRMFSIEMPLIYDNGWFGIGFSLFVVGLAAFNLVLDLDMIEQGAEHGAPKYMEWYCAFGMIVTIVWLYIEVLRLLAKLSSRD
- a CDS encoding SusC/RagA family TonB-linked outer membrane protein → MRKFFTTTCLVASMLVSLASYAQDRLLKGRVLSKDGSSLPGASIVIKGSDRGTSANSTGDFSISGPPNAVLVVSFIGYKPQEIATGNQTTFDISLDEDASILSEVVVTALGITREKKALGYSVQEVSGKQMTQARTTNFVNALSGKIAGVQVTGSNGAPGASSRILIRGASSIGSNNQPLFVVDGIPIDNGNYGSGTGVDYGNGAASINPDDIENVSVLKGPSAAALYGSRGANGVILITTKSGKGSKGIGVSVNSNTAFDSPFRLPEWQNEYGQGNKGLFSFVDGTGKGVNDGVDESWGPKMDGRLLPQFDSPIAADGTRTPTPFIPHPDNVNQFFQTGKTFTNNIAITGGNEKGDFRLSYTDLNQTGILPNTDYKRRTVSLNAGWNLTKKLSIRATGNYVVDGSDNRTNWGLYFIWFGRQVDMEKLQNYQAPGSIYQYNWNYNYWTNPYYVLNLSTKYNKRDRVYGNLAATYKFNDWLTLTARSGTDVYIDRRKTKNAARIDNLNGSKQYDSYNEEQIFIRESNSDVLLTATHKFGEFDVAANFGANHRSNYYQRNYMGATELAIPRVWNLGNSRQAKVAENSFTEKQVNSVYAAANIGFRNYLFLDLTARNDWSSALPSNNRSYFYPSGSLSAVLTDMFNIKSTVLSFAKVRAGIARVGNDTDAYRLIQAYKYENPWGSTPSLSENNAMLNANLKPELTNSYEIGAEVKLWRNRVGLDVTYYDKQSFNQILDVNISQSTGFNSKLLNAGKLQNKGIEIQLSATPVKAGPFQWDIAVNWARNQNKVIELAEGLTTYTLGTVRGMSIEARVGQPYGTFFGQGFARDPSGNIIYDKSGYPTLNPTRRILGNFTPKWIGGFQNTFTYKNVSLSTLIDVKQGGDIFSQSVNIGRYTGVLAETVLGREGGIVGEGVVNTGTATEPVFVPNTTRISSEEWHHKYYALTNNEGTIFDGSFVKLREVKLTYVISGQVFKKLPFRDISLSVVGRNLLLLHSNVPHIDPETSFYNDGNLQGIENGQVPTTRSVGFNISFNL
- a CDS encoding SusD/RagB family nutrient-binding outer membrane lipoprotein, giving the protein MKNIFHSFRYKALTAALMLSVTACTDKFDEINTNPNAPSVATADLFLPHGIQSAVDAYWGGSLGMDIGNLIPQYWARIQYTDIDQYSISSDVYSGAWQTFHVEALPDYQRIYKLGVDTKNPNYQAVAMIMRSWVYSLLTDIYGDIPYTQSLQGLEGVLQPKYDTQKEVYAGIIKELKAANDMIDAVDKSKAIAGDILFANNLTRWKKFANSLSLRLLNRMLSKADAAMDVKTEIARILGDPAKYPVIESNADNIQLNYLDATNNNNPINQNRKTRDDHRVSATIVNKLAAMKDARLAVYADKPADGGDYKGVPNGLSNADANTLGLSKTSKVGAYFVSATAPGVILSYSELLFIKAEMAYKGITAAGDVAANYTNAITASHTQYKLTVGADYLAANALKTGADGYTQIMEQKWIALYGQGIEAWTEFRRTGIPALKPAVINVNGGVIPTRLPYPGSEESLNYTNFSAALKQQGGANDMKLKLWIAK
- a CDS encoding dipeptidase, whose product is MKTLNQFTLISCFAFTALSVAAQDDAALLKKAKKIHEKAFTVDTHADTPMLLSRGGFDITKDNDARTSNSKVDYPRMKRGGLDAIFFAVYLGQGPRTSEAHEAAKKRALGIFDAVNTTLKQTSELAELATTPEDAYRIGKTGKRVIFIGVENGYAMGHDLPMLQKFYDLGARYMTLCHSSNNDICDSSTDPKGAEYQGLSPLGEQVVKEMNRLGMIIDVSHVSDSTFYDVIRQSKVPVVATHSGAKAICNHPRNLTDDMLKALAKNGGVIQLNLLSDYIKTIPPSPEREGALKELYAKYSIKDRRGMMTLPEAEQQKARADFMELNKKYPIQLATVKDAIDHIDHIVKVIGIDHVGMGADFDGGGALADCFDVSQYENMTIELVRRGYSKKDIEKIWSGNFFRVMKAVEKGKTRELSLK